From Rhodanobacteraceae bacterium, the proteins below share one genomic window:
- a CDS encoding IncQ plasmid conjugative transfer DNA nicking endonuclease TraR codes for MGKFEEEDLLRDSAGFVFQTPVRAKKSRPTGKPNARQMTAVLGRIGRVARRRPEVMVKVTGSAHGFRGLKEHLAYITRNGKLIGEREDGSLIEGAFNVRSLAEEWWDKSGVDRPARARDTINLILSMPAGTDHQVVAEAARAFAQKTFGEHYDYLLAHHNKDSDPKRPENPHAHLTIRTRGRDGQRLDPRKHDLQAWREAFALELRERGVVAEATPRRVRGITRKGQRQAIRHMDKRTATRVTRWKLIQAVKTASVGSDGSEEPWAKAANEKQRKTRRAWNTLATAFEQAGQPKLAQEIRRFVDVMPPAQTEREHFVAQARKLLDKQQVQDRGRSR; via the coding sequence ATGGGTAAGTTCGAGGAGGAAGATTTGTTGCGGGATTCCGCGGGATTTGTCTTTCAGACGCCGGTGCGCGCCAAGAAGTCGCGACCGACAGGCAAGCCGAATGCCAGGCAGATGACCGCGGTCTTGGGCCGGATCGGTCGCGTGGCGCGCCGACGGCCGGAAGTGATGGTCAAAGTGACCGGAAGCGCCCACGGCTTCCGAGGTCTGAAAGAGCACCTCGCCTATATCACCCGGAATGGCAAGCTCATCGGCGAACGGGAAGACGGCAGTCTGATCGAAGGGGCTTTCAATGTACGCAGCCTCGCCGAAGAGTGGTGGGACAAAAGCGGCGTTGATCGTCCCGCGCGCGCCCGCGACACCATCAACCTGATCCTGTCCATGCCGGCCGGCACCGATCACCAGGTCGTTGCGGAAGCGGCCAGAGCCTTCGCGCAGAAGACCTTTGGCGAGCACTACGACTATCTTCTCGCACACCACAACAAGGACTCCGATCCCAAGCGTCCGGAGAATCCGCACGCGCACCTGACGATCAGAACCAGGGGAAGAGACGGACAGCGACTGGATCCAAGAAAACACGACCTGCAAGCGTGGCGCGAAGCTTTCGCGCTTGAACTGCGCGAACGTGGAGTCGTAGCCGAAGCCACACCACGGCGCGTGCGCGGCATCACCCGCAAAGGTCAGCGCCAAGCTATCCGGCACATGGACAAGCGAACAGCAACCCGCGTGACTCGCTGGAAGCTGATCCAGGCGGTCAAGACCGCATCCGTAGGCAGCGATGGATCGGAAGAACCGTGGGCGAAGGCTGCGAACGAAAAGCAGCGCAAGACACGTCGGGCTTGGAACACACTCGCCACTGCCTTCGAGCAAGCCGGACAACCAAAGCTCGCGCAAGAGATCAGGCGATTCGTGGATGTAATGCCACCAGCGCAGACCGAGCGCGAACATTTTGTTGCGCAGGCCAGGAAGCTGCTCGATAAGCAGCAGGTACAAGATCGCGGGCGCAGCAGATAA